TCCCTCTTTTATATATGTATGGCTAATGGCAGGACTCCTCTGACTTTGGCTTATGGCACCACGTACCCTGCAAATCAACaaacaattaattttaaaacatcAGTTACCGTAAATTTTGTGTGTATAAGTAACATATTACTCaataatttacaattttatgtAACTACTTACTTCCGCACTTCTTTCCGGCAGGCCGTTTCCTGATGTTGCATCGCTTTGCAATGGTAATGGCAATGGCGGGATTAATACCGGCTTGCTTTGCCAAAGGTGACAACAGAACAGCGCAAAGGCATTTTGGGGCAGTCTTAATCAAGGCACCAACTTTGGTGCAGCAAAGTGGGGGAACCTTGGCCCTCACGTTTCTAGCCGCACTCAAGCA
This Pyrus communis chromosome 6, drPyrComm1.1, whole genome shotgun sequence DNA region includes the following protein-coding sequences:
- the LOC137738215 gene encoding non-specific lipid transfer protein GPI-anchored 15; translated protein: MKACVVSVFLFLLATNIFVEEVVAAGECGRTPIRSAAASLSPCLSAARNVRAKVPPLCCTKVGALIKTAPKCLCAVLLSPLAKQAGINPAIAITIAKRCNIRKRPAGKKCGRYVVP